From Roseofilum reptotaenium CS-1145, one genomic window encodes:
- a CDS encoding ComEA family DNA-binding protein, giving the protein MAELNRVIRILKNQLRAILSNPIRTRLLDPYYRFQSLEEIALAAQFGVKIDVNQATVDDWLRLPLLSIHQARSLVTLTQTGVQFYRLEDIAAALALPVKRLRPIEPILQFCYYDRSLELNVNQASLEELLQIPVIDRPLAEAMITQREHQRDYQDWVDFQRRLSLSGEQITALLPYLRFIASKSINDE; this is encoded by the coding sequence ATGGCTGAGTTAAATCGGGTCATTCGGATACTGAAAAATCAATTACGAGCCATATTATCCAATCCTATCCGGACTCGGCTTCTCGATCCCTATTATCGGTTTCAATCCTTGGAAGAAATCGCTTTAGCAGCTCAATTTGGGGTTAAAATTGATGTCAATCAAGCCACGGTAGATGATTGGTTACGGTTACCTCTTTTATCGATTCATCAGGCGCGATCGCTCGTTACTCTCACTCAAACAGGAGTACAATTCTACCGTTTAGAAGATATTGCTGCAGCCCTAGCTTTACCCGTGAAACGATTACGTCCAATTGAGCCGATTTTACAGTTTTGTTATTACGATCGCAGCCTGGAGTTAAATGTGAATCAAGCTTCTTTAGAGGAACTTTTACAAATTCCTGTCATCGATCGCCCTCTGGCTGAAGCAATGATTACCCAGAGAGAGCATCAGAGAGACTATCAAGATTGGGTGGATTTTCAACGTCGTCTAAGTTTATCTGGAGAGCAAATTACGGCCTTGCTCCCCTATTTACGATTTATTGCGTCTAAATCAATCAATGACGAATAA
- a CDS encoding allophanate hydrolase-related protein, whose translation MVDTKHFFICGSALTGQPDHQNLQGANLICATQTLPLYRLYSVDDLHPGIYEVSEGGISIPGEIYELTIEQYNNLMANEPPGLYEGQIKLEDGSEISAMLYPQKLIESYGWPDISKYGGWAAYKQHLLDPSAPHP comes from the coding sequence ATGGTAGACACTAAACATTTTTTTATTTGTGGTTCAGCCCTTACTGGACAACCCGATCATCAAAATCTTCAAGGTGCAAATTTGATTTGTGCCACCCAAACTTTACCGCTCTATCGCCTCTATTCTGTTGACGATTTGCATCCAGGAATTTATGAGGTTTCTGAAGGTGGAATTTCGATTCCGGGAGAAATTTATGAACTTACGATTGAGCAATATAATAATCTGATGGCCAATGAACCGCCTGGATTATATGAAGGTCAAATAAAACTAGAAGATGGCTCAGAAATTTCTGCTATGCTTTACCCTCAAAAACTGATTGAAAGCTATGGTTGGCCAGATATTTCTAAATATGGTGGATGGGCAGCTTATAAACAGCACCTCTTAGATCCGAGTGCCCCTCATCCTTAA
- a CDS encoding Uma2 family endonuclease encodes MSCMSIKDLEKVQAILEASGQDYRLELEDGKIIVMGPSDIVSSEITVLFSSLLAIWVYPRRLGRVFNSSGGFILPNRDLKAPDVSFVRAARLKTTPRYFGDLVPDLVVEIKSQSDRIKSLEDKVKLFLSLGSLVGLLIDPDRQTVTVYRANAEPIVLRDKQELTIPKLLPGWSIKINEIWPPVFTDEESSDCL; translated from the coding sequence ATGTCATGCATGAGCATAAAAGACCTTGAAAAAGTACAGGCTATTCTCGAGGCATCTGGCCAAGATTACCGTTTAGAACTTGAAGATGGAAAAATTATTGTTATGGGGCCTTCAGATATTGTTTCTAGTGAAATAACCGTTCTATTCTCTAGTTTACTCGCAATTTGGGTTTATCCTCGACGTTTAGGACGAGTTTTTAATTCCTCTGGTGGCTTCATCTTACCCAATAGAGACCTCAAAGCACCGGATGTTTCCTTTGTACGTGCTGCACGACTGAAAACAACCCCTCGTTATTTCGGCGATCTGGTTCCCGATTTAGTCGTTGAAATCAAATCTCAAAGCGATCGCATAAAATCACTCGAAGACAAAGTTAAATTATTCCTCAGTCTCGGTAGTTTGGTTGGTCTCCTGATCGATCCCGATCGGCAAACAGTAACCGTTTATCGCGCGAATGCTGAACCGATTGTTTTACGAGATAAACAAGAGCTAACGATTCCCAAACTTTTACCAGGTTGGTCAATAAAAATTAACGAAATTTGGCCGCCTGTATTTACGGATGAAGAGAGCAGCGATTGCCTGTAG
- the ubiE gene encoding bifunctional demethylmenaquinone methyltransferase/2-methoxy-6-polyprenyl-1,4-benzoquinol methylase UbiE: MPQVQDIFNRIAPVYDQMNDWFSLGQHRIWKQMTVQWSGAKPGSVAIDLCCGSGDLTRLLARQVGSSGQVYGVDFCQNLLAIAQHHYTWTPIEWVEADVLHLPFSDHTFNAATMGYGLRNVCSIPQALQELHRVLKPGATAAILDFHRPSQPLLEQFQQWYLNQIVVPYAQQQGLTEEYAYIIPSLQRFPLGSEQVKLAYQAGFAHAVHYPIAGGMMGVLVATKSGHLLHSKETQLGFPKI; this comes from the coding sequence ATGCCTCAGGTTCAGGATATCTTTAATCGTATTGCTCCAGTTTATGACCAGATGAACGACTGGTTCAGTTTAGGGCAACATCGCATTTGGAAACAAATGACAGTTCAGTGGAGTGGAGCAAAACCCGGCTCGGTGGCGATCGATTTATGCTGTGGAAGTGGCGATCTGACGCGGTTATTAGCTCGACAAGTGGGATCTAGCGGTCAAGTGTATGGGGTAGACTTTTGTCAGAATTTGTTGGCGATCGCCCAACATCACTATACCTGGACTCCCATCGAGTGGGTGGAAGCGGATGTCCTCCATCTTCCCTTCAGCGATCATACCTTTAATGCTGCCACCATGGGCTATGGACTCCGCAACGTCTGTAGTATTCCCCAAGCCTTGCAAGAACTCCATCGTGTCCTCAAACCCGGTGCAACGGCTGCTATCCTGGACTTCCATCGTCCCAGCCAACCCCTACTCGAGCAATTTCAACAGTGGTATCTGAATCAAATTGTCGTTCCTTACGCCCAACAACAAGGACTTACAGAAGAATACGCCTACATTATCCCCAGTCTCCAGCGCTTCCCCCTCGGCTCCGAACAAGTTAAACTCGCCTACCAAGCAGGATTTGCCCACGCTGTTCATTATCCGATCGCAGGCGGTATGATGGGAGTATTGGTCGCTACCAAATCTGGTCACCTTCTGCACTCTAAAGAGACGCAGCTTGGATTCCCAAAAATCTAA
- a CDS encoding response regulator produces the protein MSMSRRKKPKMLVVDDEPDNLDLLYRTFRREFQVSKAESGADALNVLATEGEVAVIISDQRMPQMKGTEFLSQTVEQYPNTMRIILTGFTDVEDLVEAINSGQVYKYITKPWDPTELKGVVDRAAQTYDLLKQRTEELEACESQTLLLSTLVKLTEEPQELETALGAIAEVFAQAFETQGCILQIIKDGAFASPVGRYSSTDELLDLSTDALTQEALSSASLQYSELADGPIKAHLAMPIHYQQKLLALLSLQWTQAYNLNEEEKNSIHTSAQLVGLLIAAMG, from the coding sequence ATGAGTATGAGCCGACGGAAAAAGCCAAAAATGCTCGTCGTAGATGATGAACCGGATAATTTGGACTTGCTTTACCGAACCTTTCGGCGTGAATTTCAGGTGTCGAAAGCTGAAAGTGGAGCAGACGCGCTCAATGTGTTAGCCACAGAAGGGGAAGTGGCAGTGATTATCTCTGACCAGCGAATGCCCCAAATGAAGGGCACAGAGTTCCTGAGTCAGACAGTCGAACAATATCCGAATACCATGCGGATTATTCTGACTGGGTTTACGGATGTAGAAGACCTGGTAGAAGCGATTAATTCCGGCCAGGTTTATAAATATATTACGAAGCCTTGGGACCCTACAGAATTAAAGGGAGTGGTTGATCGAGCGGCTCAAACCTACGATCTGCTCAAACAGCGCACGGAAGAGTTAGAAGCTTGTGAATCTCAAACCCTACTGCTCTCGACTTTAGTCAAGTTAACTGAAGAGCCTCAAGAGTTAGAGACCGCTTTAGGGGCGATCGCCGAAGTGTTTGCTCAAGCCTTTGAAACCCAAGGGTGTATCCTACAAATTATTAAAGATGGTGCATTCGCTTCCCCTGTGGGTCGTTATAGCAGTACCGATGAGCTTCTTGACTTAAGTACAGATGCCTTAACTCAAGAGGCCTTATCTTCGGCTAGCCTTCAATATTCAGAACTTGCTGATGGCCCGATTAAGGCCCATCTGGCTATGCCCATCCACTATCAGCAAAAACTCTTAGCTCTGCTTTCCTTACAATGGACGCAAGCGTATAACCTGAACGAGGAAGAAAAAAACTCTATTCATACCTCCGCCCAACTTGTGGGTTTGCTCATTGCTGCCATGGGTTAG
- the hisF gene encoding imidazole glycerol phosphate synthase subunit HisF → MVAKRILPCLDVRAGRVVKGINFVNLQDAGDPVELASVYNDAGADELVFLDITATHEDRDIILDVVYRTAEQVFIPLTVGGGIQSLEMIKNLLRAGADKVSINSSAVRDPDLVNRASDRFGNQCIVVAIDAKRRSDPENPGWDVYVRGGRENTGLDALSWAKDVAARGAGEILLTSMDADGTQAGYDLELTRTIAESVEIPVIASGGAGTCEHIHEALTEGKAEAALLASLLHYGQLSVAQIKEHLIAQGLKIRQLAR, encoded by the coding sequence ATGGTTGCTAAACGGATTTTACCCTGTCTGGATGTGAGGGCGGGACGAGTGGTGAAGGGGATTAATTTTGTTAACCTTCAGGATGCTGGCGATCCGGTGGAGTTGGCTTCGGTCTATAATGACGCGGGGGCTGATGAGTTGGTGTTTCTCGATATTACGGCGACTCATGAAGACCGCGATATTATTCTGGATGTGGTTTACCGGACGGCCGAGCAGGTGTTTATTCCTCTGACAGTGGGTGGGGGAATTCAATCCTTAGAAATGATTAAAAATTTGTTAAGGGCCGGGGCGGATAAGGTCAGTATTAACTCGTCGGCAGTCCGAGACCCAGATTTGGTAAATCGGGCCAGCGATCGCTTTGGAAATCAGTGTATTGTTGTTGCTATTGATGCTAAACGACGCAGCGATCCTGAGAATCCAGGATGGGATGTGTATGTGCGCGGGGGACGGGAGAATACAGGGCTTGATGCACTCTCCTGGGCTAAAGATGTGGCAGCTCGTGGGGCTGGAGAAATCTTGCTCACGAGTATGGATGCTGATGGCACTCAAGCCGGTTACGATCTAGAGCTAACCCGCACCATTGCTGAATCTGTGGAAATTCCGGTGATTGCTTCGGGTGGCGCGGGAACCTGCGAACATATCCATGAAGCGTTAACGGAAGGAAAGGCTGAGGCGGCCCTTTTAGCCTCTTTACTCCACTATGGCCAACTGTCTGTCGCTCAAATTAAGGAGCATCTGATTGCCCAGGGTTTGAAAATTAGACAACTGGCGAGGTGA
- a CDS encoding DUF445 domain-containing protein, with amino-acid sequence MRFLDLWIYITPPIAGGIIGYFTNDLAIKMLFRPYRAIYIGKRKLPFTPGLIPSNQGRLAQRVADTIMGSLLTPRELQNLARRLLQTERTQAAILWLLQLALKQLEADKEQKTIKILAGILKDLLGQSLPRLIRVLARREDFLEDQINHIFDQVLLDFSLTEVQARSLCEWLFHVVCPPNTIRQALIDFLTDYNIQIIDEGFREKTSGTYWVVANLLGLKNALHRLRNYCLDEREEANQKIKELIDALAIQRKIKQWLQSLSLQNLPVLTVRQLRKNIRHSVRIYLQERGSDLIQGLGNSINWENIATLILTRLQNSSIMQSSLEIVSQELALVLDRYLEKDMELIIAQVIPILDIDQVIIDRVNSTSPANLEMAINGIVRSELQAIVNLGGILGVIVGCLQVSFLLLK; translated from the coding sequence TTGCGTTTTCTAGATCTTTGGATATACATCACTCCTCCCATTGCCGGTGGCATTATTGGCTACTTTACCAATGATTTAGCCATTAAAATGCTCTTTCGTCCCTATCGAGCGATTTATATTGGTAAACGGAAACTCCCCTTTACTCCCGGTTTAATTCCCAGTAACCAAGGACGGTTAGCTCAAAGAGTTGCTGATACGATCATGGGGTCTTTACTCACCCCCAGGGAACTCCAAAATTTAGCCCGTCGCTTATTACAAACTGAGCGCACTCAAGCGGCTATTCTCTGGTTACTCCAGTTAGCCCTAAAGCAGCTAGAGGCCGATAAAGAACAAAAAACAATTAAAATTCTCGCTGGCATCCTCAAAGATTTACTGGGTCAATCTCTACCCCGCTTAATTCGGGTGTTAGCTCGGCGAGAAGATTTTCTTGAAGACCAGATTAATCATATCTTCGATCAAGTCTTGTTAGATTTTAGTTTAACGGAAGTTCAGGCGCGATCGCTGTGTGAATGGCTCTTTCATGTCGTCTGTCCCCCGAATACCATTCGCCAAGCCCTAATTGACTTTCTCACGGACTACAATATTCAAATCATTGATGAAGGATTTCGAGAAAAAACCAGCGGCACTTACTGGGTCGTTGCCAACCTCCTAGGGCTAAAAAACGCCTTACATCGTCTCCGCAACTACTGTTTAGATGAACGGGAAGAAGCTAACCAAAAAATAAAAGAACTCATAGATGCTTTAGCGATTCAGCGTAAGATTAAACAATGGTTACAAAGTCTTTCCCTACAAAATTTACCCGTTCTCACCGTGCGACAACTGCGTAAAAATATCCGGCACAGTGTCAGAATTTATTTACAAGAACGAGGATCAGACTTAATTCAAGGTTTAGGTAACTCTATTAACTGGGAAAATATTGCGACTTTAATCTTAACTCGACTGCAAAATTCGAGTATTATGCAATCGTCCTTAGAAATTGTTAGCCAAGAACTAGCGCTGGTTTTAGACCGCTACTTAGAAAAAGATATGGAATTGATTATTGCCCAAGTTATTCCCATTTTAGATATCGATCAGGTGATTATCGACCGTGTTAATTCCACTTCTCCCGCTAATTTAGAAATGGCAATTAATGGAATTGTCCGCAGTGAATTACAAGCCATTGTGAACTTAGGTGGCATATTAGGGGTGATCGTTGGCTGTTTACAAGTCAGTTTCTTATTGTTAAAATAG
- a CDS encoding calcium-binding protein, whose protein sequence is MRLLFTIAHFYNPQGSQRHASQRPDPQPRIQALTSSLSAIHQLYSQFQCMIDIAQRVVVPSNQQYTNHIDIVICTTGEYHLLKQLPIPQEYYHHHATQCEPMLLGFECQAVLRSNLGCYDYYCFLEDDLILSDPWFFVKLIWFNRITGDRNLLQPNRYESAIGTTFRKAYIDGDLKPHVTQPFQNLEEHPQLTGKVMECPVILKRPLNPHSGCYFLNGAQMDYWANQPHFLDRDTRFIGPLESAATLGIMKTFRIYKPAPQNANFLEIQHFGTGFLNLIGKEVKIPNQTA, encoded by the coding sequence ATGCGTCTTCTATTTACCATTGCCCATTTTTATAACCCCCAAGGGTCTCAACGGCACGCTTCCCAACGTCCCGATCCCCAACCGCGCATCCAAGCGCTCACCTCAAGTCTGTCAGCTATTCATCAACTCTATAGCCAATTTCAATGCATGATTGACATTGCTCAAAGGGTCGTTGTACCGAGCAATCAACAATACACGAATCATATTGATATCGTGATTTGTACTACTGGGGAATACCATCTACTCAAACAACTACCTATCCCTCAGGAGTATTACCATCACCATGCAACCCAATGTGAACCGATGCTTCTCGGTTTTGAATGTCAAGCCGTATTGCGCAGCAACCTTGGCTGTTATGATTATTACTGTTTTCTAGAAGACGACTTAATCTTATCTGACCCCTGGTTTTTTGTTAAACTGATTTGGTTTAATCGGATTACTGGCGATCGCAACCTTCTGCAACCCAACCGCTACGAGAGCGCCATCGGCACTACATTCCGCAAGGCCTACATTGACGGAGATCTAAAACCTCACGTCACTCAACCTTTTCAAAACCTAGAAGAACATCCCCAACTCACAGGAAAAGTGATGGAATGTCCGGTTATCTTAAAACGTCCTCTCAATCCCCATTCTGGTTGCTACTTCCTCAATGGCGCACAAATGGATTATTGGGCCAATCAACCCCATTTTCTCGACCGAGATACCCGCTTTATCGGCCCCCTAGAAAGTGCCGCCACCCTAGGTATTATGAAAACCTTCCGCATCTACAAACCTGCCCCCCAGAATGCTAATTTTCTAGAAATTCAGCATTTTGGTACAGGCTTTTTAAATCTTATTGGTAAAGAAGTGAAAATCCCCAATCAAACCGCTTGA
- the lepB gene encoding signal peptidase I yields the protein MTEPSKSSLSGLGKVWNQHRENVVIIAIAAIIALLVRTAIAEPRFIPSDSMFPTLAVGDRLVIEKVSYHFHPPETGDIVVFEPPPQLQAQGYRKDQAFIKRVIGQPGQTIEVSGGKVYLNDRPIQEDYIAEPPEYQWGPEQVPEGRLFVMGDNRNDSNDSHIWKFLPQENIIGRAVVRFWPLDRLDIIRH from the coding sequence ATGACAGAACCTTCAAAATCCTCTCTTTCGGGTTTGGGGAAAGTATGGAATCAGCACCGGGAAAATGTGGTGATTATCGCGATCGCAGCGATTATAGCTCTATTGGTGCGGACAGCGATCGCCGAACCCCGCTTTATTCCGTCAGATTCTATGTTTCCTACCTTAGCAGTCGGCGATCGCCTGGTGATTGAAAAGGTTTCCTATCATTTCCATCCCCCTGAAACGGGTGATATTGTTGTTTTTGAACCCCCACCCCAACTCCAAGCTCAAGGATATCGCAAAGATCAAGCCTTTATTAAACGAGTTATTGGTCAACCGGGGCAGACTATCGAAGTTTCTGGAGGTAAAGTGTATCTGAATGATCGACCCATTCAAGAAGATTATATTGCTGAACCGCCAGAATATCAGTGGGGGCCAGAACAAGTTCCCGAAGGACGATTGTTTGTTATGGGAGACAACCGCAACGATAGTAATGATTCCCATATTTGGAAGTTCTTACCCCAGGAAAATATTATAGGTCGCGCTGTTGTTCGCTTTTGGCCCCTAGATCGTCTAGACATTATTCGTCATTGA